A window of Candidatus Zixiibacteriota bacterium genomic DNA:
GCCCGATGGCAGAATTCTGCCCGGACAGCTCAAACCAAAACAAAGCGAGGGCTTAAAGCTGGCTGAAGAATGGGCTCAAAAAACTCAACTGCCGGCGAGACTGGAACGCAAACCGGCCGGGCTGGCTTTTCACTGGCGAGGTCTGGATGATGAATCCGCCCGGACAATAAGGTCGCAAATCAACTCGGAATGGGAAAAGCGCGCATTAGACTATAATCTTAAACTACTATCTTTCGACTGCGGACTTGAACTCAAACCGGCCGAAATCGACAAGGGTCATGCCGTGCAACAGATCTTCGCAGATTTGCATCAGCCGGCCGCGGTAGCTTACCTGGGCGATGACCTGACCGACGAGGATGCCTTTGAAGCACTCGGTGAACTGGGGCTGGCAGTCCTGGTCAGAAAAGAAGTCCGGAAAACCTCAGCCGATCTATGGCTCAAACCTCCCGCTGAATTGCTCGATTTCTTAGCTCGCTTCAATAGCGCTTGCCAGATAGTATAAAATTGATTATATTTACTTTGCTGA
This region includes:
- the otsB gene encoding trehalose-phosphatase, with protein sequence MQVLSSKIDLDDFFARVRELPRKILLLDYDGTLAPFQEDPQKAYPYEGVEDALNAIIATGQARIVLISGRRAEDLTRLLSLKQMPEIWGSHGFERRMPDGRILPGQLKPKQSEGLKLAEEWAQKTQLPARLERKPAGLAFHWRGLDDESARTIRSQINSEWEKRALDYNLKLLSFDCGLELKPAEIDKGHAVQQIFADLHQPAAVAYLGDDLTDEDAFEALGELGLAVLVRKEVRKTSADLWLKPPAELLDFLARFNSACQIV